The segment CAAGGACATTTTCTCAAAGAAGAAAGTGGTTAAGAAAAAGAACAACAAGAAGTTTTATTAAACAAGTGGCGGTCTAAATGACCAAATGAAAGGAGATATACTGAGGATAGGGCTCAGTATTCTCCTTTTTTAGCACAGGAGAAGTGTAGTCTCATATTGCATGTTCAAAATAAAATATGAGACTACTTCATGTGTATTAGCTCAACTCTGTAATGAATTCTTCTTTGGGAGTTCTTACTTTTTTCATGTTGACCAACCAGTCATTGGCCTCATCTCTGTATCCTAATGCCAGTATCAACACGCTTTTCAGTCCTTTTTCATTCAATCCCAAAATCTCATCTACTTTGTCAGGAACAAAACCTTCCATAGGAGTGGCATCTACTTTTTGTTCGGCAGCAGCTGCAATAGCCATTCCAAATGAAATGTAGGCTTGTTTAGCGGCATGTTGTGCCTGCCAATCTTGACCTAGCGGCTCATACATACCCCAAATGGTGTTTTTGTAATCTGTCATGGTGGTATGAGGCAGGCCTCTCTGATCCATGGTTTTGTTGAAGACTGTGTCGATTCGTTCTTCTGAATAGCCGTCCCATGCCGCAAAGACCAGTACGTGTGATGCATCTATGATCTGACTCTGATTCCACGCTACAGCTTTTAACTTTTCTTGAACCCCCTTATTGGCAATCACAAAGACTTGGTAAGGTTGTAATCCAGAAGACGAAGGAGCCAGTCTTGCCGCTTCTAGTATGTAATCCAATTTTTTTTGTGGAACTGTGTTTCCATTCATTTTTTTCGTAGCGTATCGCCATTGTAGATCCTCTATTAAACTCATTGTCTGTGTTTTTATTTGTGAATAAACTTAGTTCATTGTACTATACATTAGTAAGTATAGTACAATATTATAGTACTATACTTTGATATAGTTTGTTTCATTATCTTTGAAAAATGAGCACAGAAAATGCAAATGATAAATCTGTAGAAGGTAAGGAGAAAAGGCATGGTGCCTGTCTCGGTATCATACAGCCCGTACAGGACGCATTGTATGTCCTGAGTGGCAAGTGGAAGTTGCCTATTATTATTTCATTGACTTTTGGCAACAAGCGCTTTAGCGAGATGGCAAAGGAGATTCCCAAAATCACCGACAGGATGCTGTCCAAAGAATTGAGAGAGTTGGAAATGAATCAACTCATCAAGCGTACAGTGTACGATTCGATCCCTGTCATCGTAGAATACTCGTTGACCGATCATGGCAAATCACTCAGCCCAGTCATAGATGTACTCTACCAATGGGGAAAGGAACATCGTCAAAAGATCATCTAATGGCCCCAAAGTTCACTACGCGAATTCTTTTTTGTAGAATGAACTTCGGGACAGTTGGAGGTTATGGATTGATGATTAGTTTTCGAGTGTAATTCCAGCCATTGGTCTGGATCAACACGATGTAGAGTCCTGATTCTAGCGGCAGGTTTACCTGCATATTGGATTGGTCGTTTCCTATACTGTGGAGCATCACCTGACCTGAGTGGTTGATGATATTGACCGAGTATATCTTTTCTTTAGCACTGACCTGTATATTCAATTCTGATCCGTTGAGTGGATTGGGATAGACAGAGACCTTGTTTGATTGATCTGTAGCATTCAAGACGATCTTAGCCACGGTGATGGTGCCTGAGATGCTGTCGTTGGCGGTGTTACCTACGGTGGTTACCCAATAGTTGAAAGCTCCTTCTTCTGTAGGTGTGCCGCTGATAATTACAGTTTTGTCAGTGGTGTTGGTCGTGCCAGTTACGCCAGCCGGCAATCCAGTGACTGTGACGTCAGTGGCATTTTCCCATGTGAGCTGAATGTCGGAGATGCTCTCACCCAAATCCAGAGTCTGTGTGGTGTCACCTTCCGCAGCTACCATCAGCCGGCCAGGCGTTTCGTTGTTTTCATAGTTTGTATCGCCACCATCTAGTTGCTCTTCGGTTAGGGTGGCGACCAGACTGTTGATGTACATTTCTACGTTGGTGTAGAAGTGGCTCATGTCGTAGGAGATGTTGTCACTCGCGTCATCTTTGTTGAGCCCATTGGTAGTTTCCCAATCATCTGGCATGCCATCTAGATCCGTGTCCAATGGTGCTGCAGTAGCCTCATAGGTATCCCATCCACCTACGTCAGCTTGTGTGTCGATGAGTCCTGGTTTGCTATCACCAGTAGTAGAACCCAAGTAAGTAGTTGTACCAGTGCGGGTTTCTTCAGTGACTCTGGTGTCGTGGACATCACGTGCTAAGCATGCCCCAGCATAAGCCAATACGCGATCAAAGGCTATTTCTGCAGTGTGTGTTGTAATTTGGCCGTACTCAAACTCCACTTCAGATTTGACATCTGCGTCTCTGAGGTTACCGCTTGGATTGATGCCTTGCCAGTTGTCATTGGTGACTGTCTCACTGCCATACATGTAGTTGCCTGCGACATAGAAGTAGCCGTGTGTGCCTTGGATGTTGTTGTTGCTGCCATTGTCTGCATCTGGTTGAAAGATCTGGTACTTTTTGTTGCTGTCTGGGGTGGCAGGACCAGATTTGTAGTAGTTGTTGACGAAATTGAAACTCCCGCCTTCGCCAGCATAGCCGCTGTTGGCTCCCCAGTTGTAGATGACGTTGTTTCGAAAATCGACCAATTCTATCGCTGGGTTGCCTGTGTACCGGCTGCCATTCATACGAGGGTTTCTGCTGTCATGATGTGCGAGCAGGTTGTGGTGAAACGATGCGCCCTGTCCTCCCCAGATACCACCGTATCCATGTGTTCCCTTGCCATGGACAGAAATTCGCAAGCTCTCTGACAAGATGCACCATTGCATGGTGAAGTTTTCATTGTCGTAGAACGAACCGCACTCATCTGTACTCCAGCTCATCGAGCAGTGATCGATGATGATGTTTTTTTGCTCGCGTCCCCACATGGCATCACCTTCGTAGGCTTTTTCGTCTCCCATTCGGGTGCTAATGTATCTGATGATCACATTGT is part of the Reichenbachiella agarivorans genome and harbors:
- a CDS encoding T9SS type A sorting domain-containing protein, with the protein product MRALLLISILACAVSTALGQIVNIEAPAFPGAEGHGRFTTGGRGGQVIYVTNLNDSGEGSLREAIKQSGPRIIVFAVSGIIELNSVLKIANDDITIAGQTAPGAGICLKNYSMQIDANNVIIRYISTRMGDEKAYEGDAMWGREQKNIIIDHCSMSWSTDECGSFYDNENFTMQWCILSESLRISVHGKGTHGYGGIWGGQGASFHHNLLAHHDSRNPRMNGSRYTGNPAIELVDFRNNVIYNWGANSGYAGEGGSFNFVNNYYKSGPATPDSNKKYQIFQPDADNGSNNNIQGTHGYFYVAGNYMYGSETVTNDNWQGINPSGNLRDADVKSEVEFEYGQITTHTAEIAFDRVLAYAGACLARDVHDTRVTEETRTGTTTYLGSTTGDSKPGLIDTQADVGGWDTYEATAAPLDTDLDGMPDDWETTNGLNKDDASDNISYDMSHFYTNVEMYINSLVATLTEEQLDGGDTNYENNETPGRLMVAAEGDTTQTLDLGESISDIQLTWENATDVTVTGLPAGVTGTTNTTDKTVIISGTPTEEGAFNYWVTTVGNTANDSISGTITVAKIVLNATDQSNKVSVYPNPLNGSELNIQVSAKEKIYSVNIINHSGQVMLHSIGNDQSNMQVNLPLESGLYIVLIQTNGWNYTRKLIINP
- a CDS encoding NAD(P)H-dependent oxidoreductase — protein: MSLIEDLQWRYATKKMNGNTVPQKKLDYILEAARLAPSSSGLQPYQVFVIANKGVQEKLKAVAWNQSQIIDASHVLVFAAWDGYSEERIDTVFNKTMDQRGLPHTTMTDYKNTIWGMYEPLGQDWQAQHAAKQAYISFGMAIAAAAEQKVDATPMEGFVPDKVDEILGLNEKGLKSVLILALGYRDEANDWLVNMKKVRTPKEEFITELS
- a CDS encoding winged helix-turn-helix transcriptional regulator is translated as MSTENANDKSVEGKEKRHGACLGIIQPVQDALYVLSGKWKLPIIISLTFGNKRFSEMAKEIPKITDRMLSKELRELEMNQLIKRTVYDSIPVIVEYSLTDHGKSLSPVIDVLYQWGKEHRQKII